One genomic segment of Suncus etruscus isolate mSunEtr1 chromosome 15, mSunEtr1.pri.cur, whole genome shotgun sequence includes these proteins:
- the ADGRL1 gene encoding adhesion G protein-coupled receptor L1 isoform X6 encodes MVAVFVCPGTLQKVLEPTSTHESEHQSGAWCKDPLQAGDRIYVMPWVPYRTDTLTEYASWEDYVAARHTTTYRLPKPRVDGTGFVVYDGAVFYNKERTRNIVKYDLRTRIKSGETVINTANYHDTSPYRWGGKTDIDLAVDENGLWVLYATEGNNGRLVVSQLNPYTLRFEGTWETGYDKRSASNAFMVCGVLYVLRSVYVDDDSEAAGNRVDYAFNTNANREEPVGLAFPNPYQFVSSVDYNPRDNQLYVWNNYFVVRYGLEFGPPDPSAGPATSPPLSTTTTARPTPLTSTASPAATTPLRRAPLTTHPVGAINQLGPELPPATAPVPSTRRPPAPNLHVSPELFCEPREVRRVQWPATQQGMLVERPCPKGTRGIASFQCLPALGLWNPRGPDLSNCTSPWVNQVAQKIKSGENAANIASELARHTRGSIYAGDVSSSVKLMEQLLDILDAQLQALRPIERESAGKNYNKMHKRERTCKDYIKAVVETVDNLLRPEALESWKDMNATEQVHTATMLLDVLEEGAFLLADNVREPARFLAAKQNVVLEVTVLNTEGQVQELVFPQEYPSENSIQLSANTIKQNSRNGVVKVVFILYNNLGLFLSTENATVKLAGETGTSGSGGASLVVNSQVIAASINKESSRVFLMDPVIFTVAHLEVKNHFNANCSFWNYSERSMLGYWSTQGCRLVESNKTHTTCACSHLTNFAVLMAHREIYQGRMNELLLSVITWVGIVISLVCLAICISTFCFLRGLQTDRNTIHKNLCINLFLAELLFLVGIDKTQYEIACPIFAGLLHYFFLAAFSWLCLEGVHLYLLLVEVFESEYSRTKYYYMGGYCFPALVVGIAAAIDYRSYGTEKACWLRVDNYFIWSFIGPVSFVIVVNLVFLMVTLHKMIRSSSVLKPDSSRLDNIKSWALGAITLLFLLGLTWAFGLLFINKESVVMAYLFTTFNAFQGVFIFVFHCALQKKVHKEYGKCLRHSYCCIRAPPGGAHGSLKTSAMRSNTRYYTGTQSRIRRMWNDTVRKQTESSFMAGDINSTPTLNRGATLTRLLAGTMGNHLLTNPVLPPRGGTSPYNTLIAESVGFNPSSPPVFNSPGSYREPKHPVGGREACGMDTLPLNGNFNNSYSLRSGDFPPGDGVPEPPRGRNLADAAAFEKMIISELVHNNLRAAGGASKVPPPPPEPPGPPVPGGGGSSGGGGGGGVEEEAGAPGAERAEIELLYKALEEPLLLPRAQSVLYQSDLDESESCTAEEVTSRPLSSPPGRESLYASGANLRDSPSYPDSSPEGPSEALPPPPPAPPGPPEIYYTSRPPALVARNPLQGYYQVRRPSHEGYLAPPGLEGPGPDGDGQMQLVTSL; translated from the exons ATGGTCGCAG TCTTCGTGTGCCCGGGGACCCTGCAGAAGGTGCTGGAGCCCACGTCCACGCACGAGTCGGAGCACCAGTCGGGCGCGTGGTGCAAAGACCCGCTGCAGGCCGGCGACCGCATCTACGTGATGCCCTGGGTGCCCTACCGCACCGACACGCTCACCGAGTACGCGTCGTGGGAGGACTACGTGGCCGCGCGCCACACCACCACGTACCGGCTGCCCAAACCGCGTGTGGACGGCACGGGCTTCGTGGTCTACGACGGCGCCGTGTTCTACAACAAGGAGCGCACCCGCAACATCGTCAAGTACGACCTGCGCACCCGCATCAAGAGCGGGGAGACGGTCATCAACACGGCCAACTACCACGACACGTCGCCCTACCGCTGGGGCGGCAAGACGGACATCGACCTGGCCGTGGACGAGAACGGGCTGTGGGTGCTCTACGCCACCGAGGGCAACAACGGGCGGCTGGTGGTGAGCCAGCTGAACCCCTACACGCTGCGCTTCGAGGGCACCTGGGAGACGGGCTACGACAAGCGCTCGGCCTCCAACGCCTTCATGGTGTGCGGGGTCCTCTACGTGTTGCGCAGCGTCTACGTGGATGACGACAGCGAGGCGGCCGGCAACCGCGTGGACTACGCCTTCAACACCAACGCCAACCGCGAGGAGCCCGTGGGCCTGGCCTTCCCCAACCCCTACCAGTTCGTGTCCTCCGTCGACTACAACCCCCGCGACAACCAGCTCTACGTGTGGAACAACTACTTCGTGGTGCGCTACGGCCTGGAGTTCGGGCCGCCCGACCCCAGCGCCG GCCCGGCCACGTCCCCACCGCTCAGCACGACCACCACGGCCCGACCCACGCCCCTCACCAGCACCGCCTCGCCGGCAGCCACCACCCCGCTCCGCCGGGCGCCGCTCACCACGCATCCGGTGGGCGCCATCAACCAGCTGGGACCTGAGCTGCCACCGGCCACCGCCCCGGTGCCCAGTACGCGGCGGCCCCCCGCCCCCAACCTCCACGTGTCCCCCGAGCTCTTCTGCGAACCGCGAGAGGTGCGGCGGGTGCAGTGGCCTGCCACTCAGCAGGGCATGTTGGTGGAGCGGCCCTGTCCCAAGGGCACACGAG GGATTGCCTCCTTCCAGTGTCTGCCGGCCTTGGGGCTCTGGAACCCTCGGGGCCCCGACCTCAGCAACTGCACCTCCCCCTGGGTCAACCAGGTGGCCCAGAAG ATCAAGAGCGGGGAGAACGCGGCCAACATCGCCAGCGAGCTGGCCCGCCACACCCGGGGCTCCATCTACGCTGGGGATGTGTCGTCTTCCGTGAAGCTCATGGAGCAGCTGCTGGACATCCTGGATGCGCAGCTGCAGGCCCTGCGCCCCATCGAGCGCGAGTCGGCGGGCAAGAACTACAACAAG ATGCACAAGCGGGAGAGAACCTGCAAGGACTATATCAAG GCGGTGGTGGAGACAGTAGATAACCTGCTGCGGCCCGAGGCGCTCGAGTCCTGGAAGGACATGAACGCCACCGAGCAGGTGCACACAGCCACGATGCTGCTGGATGTGCTGGAGGAGGGCGCCTTCCTGCTGGCCGACAACGTGCGCGAACCAGCCCGCTTCCTGGCCGCCAAGCAGAACGTGG TCCTGGAGGTGACGGTGCTGAACACGGAGGGTCAGGTGCAAGAGCTGGTGTTCCCGCAGGAGTACCCGAGCGAGAACTCCATCCAGCTCTCGGCCAACACCATCAAGCAGAACAGCCGCAACG GGGTGGTCAAGGTTGTGTTTATCCTCTACAACAACCTGGGCCTCTTTCTGTCCACGGAGAACGCCACGGTGAAGCTGGCGGGTGAAACGGGCACCAGCGGCTCCGGGGGCGCCTCCTTGGTGGTCAACTCACAAGTCATTGCTGCCTCCATCAACAAGGAGTCCAGCCGCGTCTTCCTCATGGACCCCGTCATCTTCACTGTGGCGCACCTGGAG GTGAAAAACCACTTCAATGCTAACTGCTCCTTCTGGAACTACTCGGAGCGATCCATGCTAGGCTACTGGTCCACACAGGGCTGCCGCCTGGTGGAGTCCAATAAGACGCACACCACGTGCGCCTGCAGCCACCTCACCAACTTCGCCGTGCTCATGGCGCATAGAGAGATC TACCAGGGCCGCATGAACGAGCTGCTGCTGTCCGTCATCACGTGGGTGGGCATCGTGATCTCCCTGGTGTGCCTGGCCATCTGCATCTCCACCTTCTGCTTCCTGCGGGGGCTGCAGACCGACCGCAACACCATCCACAAGAACCTTTGCATCAACCTCTTCCTGGCCGAGCTGCTCTTCCTGGTGGGGATTGACAAGACCCAGTACGAG ATCGCCTGCCCCATCTTTGCGGGGCTGCTGCACTATTTCTTCCTGGCCGCCTTCTCGTGGCTCTGCCTAGAGGGCGTGCACCTCTACCTGCTGCTGGTGGAGGTGTTCGAGAGCGAATACTCACGCACCAAGTACTACTATATGGGCGGCTACTGCTTCCCCGCCCTGGTGGTGGGCATCGCCGCGGCCATCGACTACCGCAGCTACGGCACCGAGAAGGC CTGCTGGCTTCGAGTGGACAATTATTTCATCTGGAGCTTCATCGGGCCTGTTTCCTTCGTGATCGTG GTAAACCTGGTGTTCCTCATGGTCACACTGCACAAGATGATTCGGAGCTCCTCTGTGCTGAAGCCTGATTCCAGCCGTCTGGACAACATTAA GTCCTGGGCCCTGGGGGCCATCACACTGCTCTTTCTGCTGGGTCTCACCTGGGCTTTCGGGCTGCTGTTTATTAATAAAGAGTCGGTGGTCATGGCCTATCTCTTCACCACCTTCAACGCCTTCCAGGGCGTCTTCATCTTCGTCTTTCACTGCGCCCTGCAGAAGAAG GTCCACAAGGAGTACGGCAAGTGCCTGCGACACTCCTACTGCTGCATCCGCGCGCCGCCAGGGGGCGCGCACGGCTCCCTCAAGACCTCAGCCATGCGGAGCAACACGCGCTACTACACGGGCACCCAG AGCCGAATCCGAAGGATGTGGAACGACACGGTGCGGAAACAGACGGAGTCGTCCTTCATGGCTGGGGACATCAACAGCACCCCCACCCTGAACCGAG GCGCAACTCTGACCCGGCTTCTGGCAGGTACCATGGGGAACCACCTGCTGACCAACCCGGTGCTGCCCCCGCGCGGGGGCACCAGCCCCTACAACACCCTCATCGCTGAGTCGGTGGGCTTCAACCCCTCCTCGCCCCCCGTCTTCAACTCCCCAG GGAGCTACCGGGAACCCA AGCACCCTGTGGGCGGCCGGGAAGCCTGCGGGATGGACACGTTGCCCCTGAACGGCAACTTCAACAACAGCTACTCCTTGCGGAGCGGGGACTTTCCCCCGGGGGACGGGGTCCCCGAGCCGCCGCGGGGTCGGAACCTGGCGGACGCGGCCGCTTTCGAGAAGATGATCATCTCCGAGCTGGTGCACAATAACCTGCGCGCGGCGGGCGGCGCCTCCAAGGTGCCCCCGCCACCGCCCGAGCCCCCTGGACCGCCCGTGCCCGGTGGCGGTGGCAGCagcggcggaggcggcggcggcggcgtggAGGAGGAGGCCGGAGCACCGGGCGCCGAGCGCGCCGAGATCGAACTGCTCTACAAGGCGCTGGAGGAGCCGCTGCTGCTGCCCCGGGCCCAGTCCGTGCTGTACCAGAGCGACCTGGACGAGTCGGAGAGCTGCACCGCCGAGGAGGTGACCAGCCGCCCGCTGTCCTCGCCGCCCGGCCGGGAGTCCCTGTACGCCAGCGGCGCCAACCTGCGGGACTCGCCCTCCTACCCGGACAGCAGCCCCGAGGGGCCCAGCGAGGCCCTGCCCCCGCCCCCGCCCGCGCCCCCGGGGCCCCCCGAAATCTACTACACGTCGCGCCCACCCGCGCTCGTGGCCCGGAACCCGCTCCAGGGATACTACCAGGTGCGGCGGCCCAGCCACGAGGGCTACCTGGCACCCCCCGGCCTCGAGGGGCCCGGGCCGGACGGGGACGGGCAGATGCAGCTGGTCACCAGCCTCTGA
- the ADGRL1 gene encoding adhesion G protein-coupled receptor L1 isoform X1 → MARLAAATWSLCVTAVLVTSATQAGLSRAGLPFGLMRRELACEGYPIELRCPGSDVIMVENANYGRTDDKICDADPFQMENVQCYLPDAFKIMSQRCNNRTQCVVVAGSDAFPDPCPGTYKYLEVQYDCVPYKVEQKVFVCPGTLQKVLEPTSTHESEHQSGAWCKDPLQAGDRIYVMPWVPYRTDTLTEYASWEDYVAARHTTTYRLPKPRVDGTGFVVYDGAVFYNKERTRNIVKYDLRTRIKSGETVINTANYHDTSPYRWGGKTDIDLAVDENGLWVLYATEGNNGRLVVSQLNPYTLRFEGTWETGYDKRSASNAFMVCGVLYVLRSVYVDDDSEAAGNRVDYAFNTNANREEPVGLAFPNPYQFVSSVDYNPRDNQLYVWNNYFVVRYGLEFGPPDPSAGPATSPPLSTTTTARPTPLTSTASPAATTPLRRAPLTTHPVGAINQLGPELPPATAPVPSTRRPPAPNLHVSPELFCEPREVRRVQWPATQQGMLVERPCPKGTRGIASFQCLPALGLWNPRGPDLSNCTSPWVNQVAQKIKSGENAANIASELARHTRGSIYAGDVSSSVKLMEQLLDILDAQLQALRPIERESAGKNYNKMHKRERTCKDYIKAVVETVDNLLRPEALESWKDMNATEQVHTATMLLDVLEEGAFLLADNVREPARFLAAKQNVVLEVTVLNTEGQVQELVFPQEYPSENSIQLSANTIKQNSRNGVVKVVFILYNNLGLFLSTENATVKLAGETGTSGSGGASLVVNSQVIAASINKESSRVFLMDPVIFTVAHLEVKNHFNANCSFWNYSERSMLGYWSTQGCRLVESNKTHTTCACSHLTNFAVLMAHREIYQGRMNELLLSVITWVGIVISLVCLAICISTFCFLRGLQTDRNTIHKNLCINLFLAELLFLVGIDKTQYEIACPIFAGLLHYFFLAAFSWLCLEGVHLYLLLVEVFESEYSRTKYYYMGGYCFPALVVGIAAAIDYRSYGTEKACWLRVDNYFIWSFIGPVSFVIVVNLVFLMVTLHKMIRSSSVLKPDSSRLDNIKSWALGAITLLFLLGLTWAFGLLFINKESVVMAYLFTTFNAFQGVFIFVFHCALQKKVHKEYGKCLRHSYCCIRAPPGGAHGSLKTSAMRSNTRYYTGTQVRVPRGAWGPGGSDDITPLTCGPRPQSRIRRMWNDTVRKQTESSFMAGDINSTPTLNRGTMGNHLLTNPVLPPRGGTSPYNTLIAESVGFNPSSPPVFNSPGSYREPKHPVGGREACGMDTLPLNGNFNNSYSLRSGDFPPGDGVPEPPRGRNLADAAAFEKMIISELVHNNLRAAGGASKVPPPPPEPPGPPVPGGGGSSGGGGGGGVEEEAGAPGAERAEIELLYKALEEPLLLPRAQSVLYQSDLDESESCTAEEVTSRPLSSPPGRESLYASGANLRDSPSYPDSSPEGPSEALPPPPPAPPGPPEIYYTSRPPALVARNPLQGYYQVRRPSHEGYLAPPGLEGPGPDGDGQMQLVTSL, encoded by the exons ATGGCCCGCCTGGCAGCTGCCACTTGGAGCCTGTGTGTCACGGCCGTGCTGGTCACCTCGGCCACCCAAG CGGGCCTGAGCCGGGCCGGGCTCCCTTTCGGGCTGATGCGCCGGGAGCTGGCATGCGAGGGGTACCCCATCGAGCTGCGGTGCCCGGGCAGCGACGTCATCATGGTGGAGAACGCCAACTACGGACGCACGGATGACAAGATCTGTGACGCGGACCCCTTCCAGATGGAGAACGTGCAGTGCTACCTTCCCGACGCCTTCAAGATCATGTCCCAGAG GTGCAACAACCGCACCCAGTGCGTGGTGGTCGCCGGCTCGGACGCCTTTCCCGATCCCTGTCCCGGGACCTACAAGTACCTGGAGGTGCAGTACGACTGTGTCCCCTACA AAGTGGAGCAGAAAG TCTTCGTGTGCCCGGGGACCCTGCAGAAGGTGCTGGAGCCCACGTCCACGCACGAGTCGGAGCACCAGTCGGGCGCGTGGTGCAAAGACCCGCTGCAGGCCGGCGACCGCATCTACGTGATGCCCTGGGTGCCCTACCGCACCGACACGCTCACCGAGTACGCGTCGTGGGAGGACTACGTGGCCGCGCGCCACACCACCACGTACCGGCTGCCCAAACCGCGTGTGGACGGCACGGGCTTCGTGGTCTACGACGGCGCCGTGTTCTACAACAAGGAGCGCACCCGCAACATCGTCAAGTACGACCTGCGCACCCGCATCAAGAGCGGGGAGACGGTCATCAACACGGCCAACTACCACGACACGTCGCCCTACCGCTGGGGCGGCAAGACGGACATCGACCTGGCCGTGGACGAGAACGGGCTGTGGGTGCTCTACGCCACCGAGGGCAACAACGGGCGGCTGGTGGTGAGCCAGCTGAACCCCTACACGCTGCGCTTCGAGGGCACCTGGGAGACGGGCTACGACAAGCGCTCGGCCTCCAACGCCTTCATGGTGTGCGGGGTCCTCTACGTGTTGCGCAGCGTCTACGTGGATGACGACAGCGAGGCGGCCGGCAACCGCGTGGACTACGCCTTCAACACCAACGCCAACCGCGAGGAGCCCGTGGGCCTGGCCTTCCCCAACCCCTACCAGTTCGTGTCCTCCGTCGACTACAACCCCCGCGACAACCAGCTCTACGTGTGGAACAACTACTTCGTGGTGCGCTACGGCCTGGAGTTCGGGCCGCCCGACCCCAGCGCCG GCCCGGCCACGTCCCCACCGCTCAGCACGACCACCACGGCCCGACCCACGCCCCTCACCAGCACCGCCTCGCCGGCAGCCACCACCCCGCTCCGCCGGGCGCCGCTCACCACGCATCCGGTGGGCGCCATCAACCAGCTGGGACCTGAGCTGCCACCGGCCACCGCCCCGGTGCCCAGTACGCGGCGGCCCCCCGCCCCCAACCTCCACGTGTCCCCCGAGCTCTTCTGCGAACCGCGAGAGGTGCGGCGGGTGCAGTGGCCTGCCACTCAGCAGGGCATGTTGGTGGAGCGGCCCTGTCCCAAGGGCACACGAG GGATTGCCTCCTTCCAGTGTCTGCCGGCCTTGGGGCTCTGGAACCCTCGGGGCCCCGACCTCAGCAACTGCACCTCCCCCTGGGTCAACCAGGTGGCCCAGAAG ATCAAGAGCGGGGAGAACGCGGCCAACATCGCCAGCGAGCTGGCCCGCCACACCCGGGGCTCCATCTACGCTGGGGATGTGTCGTCTTCCGTGAAGCTCATGGAGCAGCTGCTGGACATCCTGGATGCGCAGCTGCAGGCCCTGCGCCCCATCGAGCGCGAGTCGGCGGGCAAGAACTACAACAAG ATGCACAAGCGGGAGAGAACCTGCAAGGACTATATCAAG GCGGTGGTGGAGACAGTAGATAACCTGCTGCGGCCCGAGGCGCTCGAGTCCTGGAAGGACATGAACGCCACCGAGCAGGTGCACACAGCCACGATGCTGCTGGATGTGCTGGAGGAGGGCGCCTTCCTGCTGGCCGACAACGTGCGCGAACCAGCCCGCTTCCTGGCCGCCAAGCAGAACGTGG TCCTGGAGGTGACGGTGCTGAACACGGAGGGTCAGGTGCAAGAGCTGGTGTTCCCGCAGGAGTACCCGAGCGAGAACTCCATCCAGCTCTCGGCCAACACCATCAAGCAGAACAGCCGCAACG GGGTGGTCAAGGTTGTGTTTATCCTCTACAACAACCTGGGCCTCTTTCTGTCCACGGAGAACGCCACGGTGAAGCTGGCGGGTGAAACGGGCACCAGCGGCTCCGGGGGCGCCTCCTTGGTGGTCAACTCACAAGTCATTGCTGCCTCCATCAACAAGGAGTCCAGCCGCGTCTTCCTCATGGACCCCGTCATCTTCACTGTGGCGCACCTGGAG GTGAAAAACCACTTCAATGCTAACTGCTCCTTCTGGAACTACTCGGAGCGATCCATGCTAGGCTACTGGTCCACACAGGGCTGCCGCCTGGTGGAGTCCAATAAGACGCACACCACGTGCGCCTGCAGCCACCTCACCAACTTCGCCGTGCTCATGGCGCATAGAGAGATC TACCAGGGCCGCATGAACGAGCTGCTGCTGTCCGTCATCACGTGGGTGGGCATCGTGATCTCCCTGGTGTGCCTGGCCATCTGCATCTCCACCTTCTGCTTCCTGCGGGGGCTGCAGACCGACCGCAACACCATCCACAAGAACCTTTGCATCAACCTCTTCCTGGCCGAGCTGCTCTTCCTGGTGGGGATTGACAAGACCCAGTACGAG ATCGCCTGCCCCATCTTTGCGGGGCTGCTGCACTATTTCTTCCTGGCCGCCTTCTCGTGGCTCTGCCTAGAGGGCGTGCACCTCTACCTGCTGCTGGTGGAGGTGTTCGAGAGCGAATACTCACGCACCAAGTACTACTATATGGGCGGCTACTGCTTCCCCGCCCTGGTGGTGGGCATCGCCGCGGCCATCGACTACCGCAGCTACGGCACCGAGAAGGC CTGCTGGCTTCGAGTGGACAATTATTTCATCTGGAGCTTCATCGGGCCTGTTTCCTTCGTGATCGTG GTAAACCTGGTGTTCCTCATGGTCACACTGCACAAGATGATTCGGAGCTCCTCTGTGCTGAAGCCTGATTCCAGCCGTCTGGACAACATTAA GTCCTGGGCCCTGGGGGCCATCACACTGCTCTTTCTGCTGGGTCTCACCTGGGCTTTCGGGCTGCTGTTTATTAATAAAGAGTCGGTGGTCATGGCCTATCTCTTCACCACCTTCAACGCCTTCCAGGGCGTCTTCATCTTCGTCTTTCACTGCGCCCTGCAGAAGAAG GTCCACAAGGAGTACGGCAAGTGCCTGCGACACTCCTACTGCTGCATCCGCGCGCCGCCAGGGGGCGCGCACGGCTCCCTCAAGACCTCAGCCATGCGGAGCAACACGCGCTACTACACGGGCACCCAGGTACGGGTCCCCAGGGGCGCGTGGGGGCCCGGAGGGTCTGACGACATCACCCCCTTGACGTGTGGGCCGCGTCCGCAGAGCCGAATCCGAAGGATGTGGAACGACACGGTGCGGAAACAGACGGAGTCGTCCTTCATGGCTGGGGACATCAACAGCACCCCCACCCTGAACCGAG GTACCATGGGGAACCACCTGCTGACCAACCCGGTGCTGCCCCCGCGCGGGGGCACCAGCCCCTACAACACCCTCATCGCTGAGTCGGTGGGCTTCAACCCCTCCTCGCCCCCCGTCTTCAACTCCCCAG GGAGCTACCGGGAACCCA AGCACCCTGTGGGCGGCCGGGAAGCCTGCGGGATGGACACGTTGCCCCTGAACGGCAACTTCAACAACAGCTACTCCTTGCGGAGCGGGGACTTTCCCCCGGGGGACGGGGTCCCCGAGCCGCCGCGGGGTCGGAACCTGGCGGACGCGGCCGCTTTCGAGAAGATGATCATCTCCGAGCTGGTGCACAATAACCTGCGCGCGGCGGGCGGCGCCTCCAAGGTGCCCCCGCCACCGCCCGAGCCCCCTGGACCGCCCGTGCCCGGTGGCGGTGGCAGCagcggcggaggcggcggcggcggcgtggAGGAGGAGGCCGGAGCACCGGGCGCCGAGCGCGCCGAGATCGAACTGCTCTACAAGGCGCTGGAGGAGCCGCTGCTGCTGCCCCGGGCCCAGTCCGTGCTGTACCAGAGCGACCTGGACGAGTCGGAGAGCTGCACCGCCGAGGAGGTGACCAGCCGCCCGCTGTCCTCGCCGCCCGGCCGGGAGTCCCTGTACGCCAGCGGCGCCAACCTGCGGGACTCGCCCTCCTACCCGGACAGCAGCCCCGAGGGGCCCAGCGAGGCCCTGCCCCCGCCCCCGCCCGCGCCCCCGGGGCCCCCCGAAATCTACTACACGTCGCGCCCACCCGCGCTCGTGGCCCGGAACCCGCTCCAGGGATACTACCAGGTGCGGCGGCCCAGCCACGAGGGCTACCTGGCACCCCCCGGCCTCGAGGGGCCCGGGCCGGACGGGGACGGGCAGATGCAGCTGGTCACCAGCCTCTGA